One window of the Canis aureus isolate CA01 chromosome 1, VMU_Caureus_v.1.0, whole genome shotgun sequence genome contains the following:
- the SECISBP2 gene encoding selenocysteine insertion sequence-binding protein 2 isoform X8, translating into MASEGPRGPVGEGIKLSADVKPFVPKFAGLSVAWAESSEARVFPGCAATYYPCVQELPVPEQKLYTEDMAFGASTFPPQYLSSELALHPCSYSPYPMECAQSVCPVPGSQYAYSHPSGYRGFQTMKPRSEQMCPLPQDTKALFKKKTYEQKFDSKKADGSLSSDLKSVRGSHPMSIPADSNLKSDTDGYHKRTDRKSRIVEKSGSASKPEFEFTRLDFPELPGPENSKLSETQKPPKWGPLRSASADLSLLREVVKPTVVTAEGEGVVRSTDAVESMTGSSVADPSSCTRELSWTPMGYVVRQTLSTERSAAPKNVTSMINLKMVASSADPKSVSISPPEVLSSDLSYKERHVHPAKKSKASQGGDPEQNEASRKHKKKKEKSKSKYEVLTVQEPPRIENNFKNSGKKSQLPVQLDLGGMLAALEKKQHSQSSKPSSKPVVFSVGAVPVLSRDTASGKKGHHFSQVKTPHNPLDSSAPLMKKGKQREVPKAKKPTSLKKIILKERQERKQQRLQENAVSPAPASDAVPDGESGGDDEAFEQVDPSVAEGPEEVLSSAPAVESGSEEPPRAELQKEAEGCHLVPNGASCPKIHSRRFRDYCSQMLSKEVDACVTDLLKELVRFQDRMYQKDPVKAKTKRRLVLGLREVLKHLKLRKLKCIIISPNCEKIQSKGGLDDTLHTIIDYACEQNIPFVFALNRKALGRSLNKAVPVSVVGIFSYDGAQDQFHRMVELTMAARQAYKTMLENVRQELAGEPGTPALANPPMQGLGCSTQDSPPAPTAEKEEPHYIEIWRRHLEAYSRCALELEDSLEASTSQMMNLNL; encoded by the exons GCAGAAGCTCTACACTGAAGATATGGCCTTTGGGGCTTCAACGTTTCCACCTCAGTATTTATCTTCTGAGCTCGCTCTTCATCCATGCAGTTACTCTCCTTACCCTATGGAGTGTGCACAGAGTGTCTGCCCAGTGCCTGGGTCCCAGTATGCTTACAGCCACCCCAGCGGTTACCGAGGTTTTCAGACCATGAAGCCACGAAGCGAGCAGATGTGCCCTCTCCCACAAGACACAAAAGCTCTGTTTAAG AAAAAAACATACGAGCAAAAGTTTGACAGCAAGAAGGCCGACGGATCTCTGTCATCGGATCTAAAATCAGTTAGAGGTTCACATCCTATGTCCATTCCCGCTGACAGTAATTTGAAATCAG ATACAGATGGTTATCATAAACGAACAGACAGGAAATCCAGAATTGTTGAAAAAAGTGGATCTGCCTCCAAACCTGAGTTTGAATTTACCAGGTTGGATTTTCCTGAGCTGCCAGGCCCAGAGAACAGCAAGCTCTCAGAGACACAGAAGCCACCCAAGTGGGGGCCTCTACGCTCCGCCTCAGCTGACCTTTCTCTTCTCAGGGAGGTGGTGAAACCCACTGTGGTGACAGCAGAG GGTGAAGGGGTGGTGAGAAGCACAGATGCAGTGGAGTCTATGACTGGCAGCTCTGTGGCCGATCCCTCCTCATGTACCAGAG AGTTATCTTGGACACCAATGGGTTATGTTGTTCGGCAGACATTATCTACAGAACGGTCAGCAGCCCCTAAAAACGTTACTTCCATGATAAACCTAAAGATGGTTGCTTCATCAGCAGACCCTAAAAGTGTTAGTATATCACCTCCTGAAGTTTTATCTTCGGATCTTTCCTACAAAGAGAGACATGTCCACCCAGCTAAAAAG TCCAAAGCGTCACAGGGTGGCGATCCCGAACAGAATGAAGCCTCAAGAaagcataagaaaaagaaagaaaagtctaaaTCAAAATATGAAGTCTTGACAGTTCAGGAGCCACCAAGGATTGAA aataattttaaaaatagtggaaAGAAGAGCCAACTTCCGGTACAGTTGGATTTAGGGGGAATGCTAGCAGCCCTGGAAAAGAAGCAGCACTCCCAGAGCTCGAAGCCGTCCTCCAAACCTGTGGTGTTCTCAG TTGGGGCGGTGCCGGTTCTCTCCAGGGACACTGCGTCGGGGAAGAAGGGCCACCACTTCAGCCAGGTGAAGACCCCACACAACCCCTTGGACTCCAGCGCCCCGCTGATgaagaaggggaagcagagggaggtcCCCAAGGCCAAGAAGCCAACCTCGTTGAAGAAG atcattttgaaAGAACGGCAGGAGAGAAAGCAGCAGCGTCTCCAAGAAAATGCTGTGAGCCCAGCTCCTGCCAGTGACGCTGTGCCGGACGGGGAGAGCGGCGGTGACGATGAGGCCTTCGAGCAGGTTGACCCCTCAG TTGCAGAGGGGCCGGAGGAGGTGCTGTCCTCTGCTCCCGCAGTGGAGAGCGGGTCAGAAGAGCCGCCGAGAGCTGAGCTCCAGAAGGAGGCGGAGGGCTGCCACCTGGTGCCCAATGGCGCCAGCTGCCCCAAGATCCACAGCCGGAGATTCAGGGA CTACTGCAGCCAGATGCTGAGCAAGGAGGTGGATGCCTGTGTCACGGATCTGCTGAAGGAGCTGGTGCGATTCCAAGACCGCATGTACCAGAAGGATCCAGTCAAGGCTAAGACCAAACGCCGACTCGTGCTGGGGCTGCGGGAGGTCCTCAAGCATCTGAAACTCAGGAAGCTCAAATGCATCATCATCTCTCCCAACTGTGAGAAGATCCAGTCGAAAG GTGGGCTGGATGACACGCTGCACACCATCATTGATTACGCCTGTGAGCAGAACATTCCCTTTGTGTTTGCACTCAACCGCAAGGCTCTGGGGCGCAGTTTGAACAAGGCTGTCCCTGTCAGTGTGGTGGGCATCTTCAGCTACGATGGGGCCCAG GACCAGTTCCACAGGATGGTCGAGCTGACGATGGCTGCGCGGCAGGCCTACAAGACCATGTTGGAGAACGTGCGCCAGGAGTTGGCTGGGGAGCCTGGGACCCCAGCTCTGGCCAACCCGCCCATGCAGGGTCTTGGCTGCTCCACGCAGGACAGCCCCCCTGCTCCTACAGCCGAGAAAGAAGAGCCCCATTACA TTGAAATCTGGAGGAGACACCTGGAAGCGTACAGTCGCTGTGCCCTGGAGCTGGAAGACTCACTGGAGGCTTCAACCTCTCAGATGATGAACCTGAACTTATAG
- the SECISBP2 gene encoding selenocysteine insertion sequence-binding protein 2 isoform X7: MAFGASTFPPQYLSSELALHPCSYSPYPMECAQSVCPVPGSQYAYSHPSGYRGFQTMKPRSEQMCPLPQDTKALFKKKTYEQKFDSKKADGSLSSDLKSVRGSHPMSIPADSNLKSDTDGYHKRTDRKSRIVEKSGSASKPEFEFTRLDFPELPGPENSKLSETQKPPKWGPLRSASADLSLLREVVKPTVVTAEGEGVVRSTDAVESMTGSSVADPSSCTRELSWTPMGYVVRQTLSTERSAAPKNVTSMINLKMVASSADPKSVSISPPEVLSSDLSYKERHVHPAKKSKASQGGDPEQNEASRKHKKKKEKSKSKYEVLTVQEPPRIEDAEEFPNLAVASERRDRVASPKFQSKQQPQNNFKNSGKKSQLPVQLDLGGMLAALEKKQHSQSSKPSSKPVVFSVGAVPVLSRDTASGKKGHHFSQVKTPHNPLDSSAPLMKKGKQREVPKAKKPTSLKKIILKERQERKQQRLQENAVSPAPASDAVPDGESGGDDEAFEQVDPSVAEGPEEVLSSAPAVESGSEEPPRAELQKEAEGCHLVPNGASCPKIHSRRFRDYCSQMLSKEVDACVTDLLKELVRFQDRMYQKDPVKAKTKRRLVLGLREVLKHLKLRKLKCIIISPNCEKIQSKGGLDDTLHTIIDYACEQNIPFVFALNRKALGRSLNKAVPVSVVGIFSYDGAQDQFHRMVELTMAARQAYKTMLENVRQELAGEPGTPALANPPMQGLGCSTQDSPPAPTAEKEEPHYIEIWRRHLEAYSRCALELEDSLEASTSQMMNLNL, translated from the exons ATGGCCTTTGGGGCTTCAACGTTTCCACCTCAGTATTTATCTTCTGAGCTCGCTCTTCATCCATGCAGTTACTCTCCTTACCCTATGGAGTGTGCACAGAGTGTCTGCCCAGTGCCTGGGTCCCAGTATGCTTACAGCCACCCCAGCGGTTACCGAGGTTTTCAGACCATGAAGCCACGAAGCGAGCAGATGTGCCCTCTCCCACAAGACACAAAAGCTCTGTTTAAG AAAAAAACATACGAGCAAAAGTTTGACAGCAAGAAGGCCGACGGATCTCTGTCATCGGATCTAAAATCAGTTAGAGGTTCACATCCTATGTCCATTCCCGCTGACAGTAATTTGAAATCAG ATACAGATGGTTATCATAAACGAACAGACAGGAAATCCAGAATTGTTGAAAAAAGTGGATCTGCCTCCAAACCTGAGTTTGAATTTACCAGGTTGGATTTTCCTGAGCTGCCAGGCCCAGAGAACAGCAAGCTCTCAGAGACACAGAAGCCACCCAAGTGGGGGCCTCTACGCTCCGCCTCAGCTGACCTTTCTCTTCTCAGGGAGGTGGTGAAACCCACTGTGGTGACAGCAGAG GGTGAAGGGGTGGTGAGAAGCACAGATGCAGTGGAGTCTATGACTGGCAGCTCTGTGGCCGATCCCTCCTCATGTACCAGAG AGTTATCTTGGACACCAATGGGTTATGTTGTTCGGCAGACATTATCTACAGAACGGTCAGCAGCCCCTAAAAACGTTACTTCCATGATAAACCTAAAGATGGTTGCTTCATCAGCAGACCCTAAAAGTGTTAGTATATCACCTCCTGAAGTTTTATCTTCGGATCTTTCCTACAAAGAGAGACATGTCCACCCAGCTAAAAAG TCCAAAGCGTCACAGGGTGGCGATCCCGAACAGAATGAAGCCTCAAGAaagcataagaaaaagaaagaaaagtctaaaTCAAAATATGAAGTCTTGACAGTTCAGGAGCCACCAAGGATTGAA GATGCCGAGGAGTTCCCCAATCTGGCAGTTGCGTCTGAAAGAAGAGACAGAGTAGCATCTCCGAAATTTCAATCCAAACAGCAGCCACAG aataattttaaaaatagtggaaAGAAGAGCCAACTTCCGGTACAGTTGGATTTAGGGGGAATGCTAGCAGCCCTGGAAAAGAAGCAGCACTCCCAGAGCTCGAAGCCGTCCTCCAAACCTGTGGTGTTCTCAG TTGGGGCGGTGCCGGTTCTCTCCAGGGACACTGCGTCGGGGAAGAAGGGCCACCACTTCAGCCAGGTGAAGACCCCACACAACCCCTTGGACTCCAGCGCCCCGCTGATgaagaaggggaagcagagggaggtcCCCAAGGCCAAGAAGCCAACCTCGTTGAAGAAG atcattttgaaAGAACGGCAGGAGAGAAAGCAGCAGCGTCTCCAAGAAAATGCTGTGAGCCCAGCTCCTGCCAGTGACGCTGTGCCGGACGGGGAGAGCGGCGGTGACGATGAGGCCTTCGAGCAGGTTGACCCCTCAG TTGCAGAGGGGCCGGAGGAGGTGCTGTCCTCTGCTCCCGCAGTGGAGAGCGGGTCAGAAGAGCCGCCGAGAGCTGAGCTCCAGAAGGAGGCGGAGGGCTGCCACCTGGTGCCCAATGGCGCCAGCTGCCCCAAGATCCACAGCCGGAGATTCAGGGA CTACTGCAGCCAGATGCTGAGCAAGGAGGTGGATGCCTGTGTCACGGATCTGCTGAAGGAGCTGGTGCGATTCCAAGACCGCATGTACCAGAAGGATCCAGTCAAGGCTAAGACCAAACGCCGACTCGTGCTGGGGCTGCGGGAGGTCCTCAAGCATCTGAAACTCAGGAAGCTCAAATGCATCATCATCTCTCCCAACTGTGAGAAGATCCAGTCGAAAG GTGGGCTGGATGACACGCTGCACACCATCATTGATTACGCCTGTGAGCAGAACATTCCCTTTGTGTTTGCACTCAACCGCAAGGCTCTGGGGCGCAGTTTGAACAAGGCTGTCCCTGTCAGTGTGGTGGGCATCTTCAGCTACGATGGGGCCCAG GACCAGTTCCACAGGATGGTCGAGCTGACGATGGCTGCGCGGCAGGCCTACAAGACCATGTTGGAGAACGTGCGCCAGGAGTTGGCTGGGGAGCCTGGGACCCCAGCTCTGGCCAACCCGCCCATGCAGGGTCTTGGCTGCTCCACGCAGGACAGCCCCCCTGCTCCTACAGCCGAGAAAGAAGAGCCCCATTACA TTGAAATCTGGAGGAGACACCTGGAAGCGTACAGTCGCTGTGCCCTGGAGCTGGAAGACTCACTGGAGGCTTCAACCTCTCAGATGATGAACCTGAACTTATAG
- the SECISBP2 gene encoding selenocysteine insertion sequence-binding protein 2 isoform X4: MRTDALGFEPQTLLGLAFRGLLEPPACFGLFVHPCCICEWLSVAWAESSEARVFPGCAATYYPCVQELPVPEQKLYTEDMAFGASTFPPQYLSSELALHPCSYSPYPMECAQSVCPVPGSQYAYSHPSGYRGFQTMKPRSEQMCPLPQDTKALFKKKTYEQKFDSKKADGSLSSDLKSVRGSHPMSIPADSNLKSDTDGYHKRTDRKSRIVEKSGSASKPEFEFTRLDFPELPGPENSKLSETQKPPKWGPLRSASADLSLLREVVKPTVVTAEGEGVVRSTDAVESMTGSSVADPSSCTRELSWTPMGYVVRQTLSTERSAAPKNVTSMINLKMVASSADPKSVSISPPEVLSSDLSYKERHVHPAKKSKASQGGDPEQNEASRKHKKKKEKSKSKYEVLTVQEPPRIENNFKNSGKKSQLPVQLDLGGMLAALEKKQHSQSSKPSSKPVVFSVGAVPVLSRDTASGKKGHHFSQVKTPHNPLDSSAPLMKKGKQREVPKAKKPTSLKKIILKERQERKQQRLQENAVSPAPASDAVPDGESGGDDEAFEQVDPSVAEGPEEVLSSAPAVESGSEEPPRAELQKEAEGCHLVPNGASCPKIHSRRFRDYCSQMLSKEVDACVTDLLKELVRFQDRMYQKDPVKAKTKRRLVLGLREVLKHLKLRKLKCIIISPNCEKIQSKGGLDDTLHTIIDYACEQNIPFVFALNRKALGRSLNKAVPVSVVGIFSYDGAQDQFHRMVELTMAARQAYKTMLENVRQELAGEPGTPALANPPMQGLGCSTQDSPPAPTAEKEEPHYIEIWRRHLEAYSRCALELEDSLEASTSQMMNLNL, encoded by the exons GCAGAAGCTCTACACTGAAGATATGGCCTTTGGGGCTTCAACGTTTCCACCTCAGTATTTATCTTCTGAGCTCGCTCTTCATCCATGCAGTTACTCTCCTTACCCTATGGAGTGTGCACAGAGTGTCTGCCCAGTGCCTGGGTCCCAGTATGCTTACAGCCACCCCAGCGGTTACCGAGGTTTTCAGACCATGAAGCCACGAAGCGAGCAGATGTGCCCTCTCCCACAAGACACAAAAGCTCTGTTTAAG AAAAAAACATACGAGCAAAAGTTTGACAGCAAGAAGGCCGACGGATCTCTGTCATCGGATCTAAAATCAGTTAGAGGTTCACATCCTATGTCCATTCCCGCTGACAGTAATTTGAAATCAG ATACAGATGGTTATCATAAACGAACAGACAGGAAATCCAGAATTGTTGAAAAAAGTGGATCTGCCTCCAAACCTGAGTTTGAATTTACCAGGTTGGATTTTCCTGAGCTGCCAGGCCCAGAGAACAGCAAGCTCTCAGAGACACAGAAGCCACCCAAGTGGGGGCCTCTACGCTCCGCCTCAGCTGACCTTTCTCTTCTCAGGGAGGTGGTGAAACCCACTGTGGTGACAGCAGAG GGTGAAGGGGTGGTGAGAAGCACAGATGCAGTGGAGTCTATGACTGGCAGCTCTGTGGCCGATCCCTCCTCATGTACCAGAG AGTTATCTTGGACACCAATGGGTTATGTTGTTCGGCAGACATTATCTACAGAACGGTCAGCAGCCCCTAAAAACGTTACTTCCATGATAAACCTAAAGATGGTTGCTTCATCAGCAGACCCTAAAAGTGTTAGTATATCACCTCCTGAAGTTTTATCTTCGGATCTTTCCTACAAAGAGAGACATGTCCACCCAGCTAAAAAG TCCAAAGCGTCACAGGGTGGCGATCCCGAACAGAATGAAGCCTCAAGAaagcataagaaaaagaaagaaaagtctaaaTCAAAATATGAAGTCTTGACAGTTCAGGAGCCACCAAGGATTGAA aataattttaaaaatagtggaaAGAAGAGCCAACTTCCGGTACAGTTGGATTTAGGGGGAATGCTAGCAGCCCTGGAAAAGAAGCAGCACTCCCAGAGCTCGAAGCCGTCCTCCAAACCTGTGGTGTTCTCAG TTGGGGCGGTGCCGGTTCTCTCCAGGGACACTGCGTCGGGGAAGAAGGGCCACCACTTCAGCCAGGTGAAGACCCCACACAACCCCTTGGACTCCAGCGCCCCGCTGATgaagaaggggaagcagagggaggtcCCCAAGGCCAAGAAGCCAACCTCGTTGAAGAAG atcattttgaaAGAACGGCAGGAGAGAAAGCAGCAGCGTCTCCAAGAAAATGCTGTGAGCCCAGCTCCTGCCAGTGACGCTGTGCCGGACGGGGAGAGCGGCGGTGACGATGAGGCCTTCGAGCAGGTTGACCCCTCAG TTGCAGAGGGGCCGGAGGAGGTGCTGTCCTCTGCTCCCGCAGTGGAGAGCGGGTCAGAAGAGCCGCCGAGAGCTGAGCTCCAGAAGGAGGCGGAGGGCTGCCACCTGGTGCCCAATGGCGCCAGCTGCCCCAAGATCCACAGCCGGAGATTCAGGGA CTACTGCAGCCAGATGCTGAGCAAGGAGGTGGATGCCTGTGTCACGGATCTGCTGAAGGAGCTGGTGCGATTCCAAGACCGCATGTACCAGAAGGATCCAGTCAAGGCTAAGACCAAACGCCGACTCGTGCTGGGGCTGCGGGAGGTCCTCAAGCATCTGAAACTCAGGAAGCTCAAATGCATCATCATCTCTCCCAACTGTGAGAAGATCCAGTCGAAAG GTGGGCTGGATGACACGCTGCACACCATCATTGATTACGCCTGTGAGCAGAACATTCCCTTTGTGTTTGCACTCAACCGCAAGGCTCTGGGGCGCAGTTTGAACAAGGCTGTCCCTGTCAGTGTGGTGGGCATCTTCAGCTACGATGGGGCCCAG GACCAGTTCCACAGGATGGTCGAGCTGACGATGGCTGCGCGGCAGGCCTACAAGACCATGTTGGAGAACGTGCGCCAGGAGTTGGCTGGGGAGCCTGGGACCCCAGCTCTGGCCAACCCGCCCATGCAGGGTCTTGGCTGCTCCACGCAGGACAGCCCCCCTGCTCCTACAGCCGAGAAAGAAGAGCCCCATTACA TTGAAATCTGGAGGAGACACCTGGAAGCGTACAGTCGCTGTGCCCTGGAGCTGGAAGACTCACTGGAGGCTTCAACCTCTCAGATGATGAACCTGAACTTATAG
- the SECISBP2 gene encoding selenocysteine insertion sequence-binding protein 2 isoform X1, whose translation MRTDALGFEPQTLLGLAFRGLLEPPACFGLFVHPCCICEWLSVAWAESSEARVFPGCAATYYPCVQELPVPEQKLYTEDMAFGASTFPPQYLSSELALHPCSYSPYPMECAQSVCPVPGSQYAYSHPSGYRGFQTMKPRSEQMCPLPQDTKALFKKKTYEQKFDSKKADGSLSSDLKSVRGSHPMSIPADSNLKSDTDGYHKRTDRKSRIVEKSGSASKPEFEFTRLDFPELPGPENSKLSETQKPPKWGPLRSASADLSLLREVVKPTVVTAEGEGVVRSTDAVESMTGSSVADPSSCTRELSWTPMGYVVRQTLSTERSAAPKNVTSMINLKMVASSADPKSVSISPPEVLSSDLSYKERHVHPAKKSKASQGGDPEQNEASRKHKKKKEKSKSKYEVLTVQEPPRIEDAEEFPNLAVASERRDRVASPKFQSKQQPQNNFKNSGKKSQLPVQLDLGGMLAALEKKQHSQSSKPSSKPVVFSVGAVPVLSRDTASGKKGHHFSQVKTPHNPLDSSAPLMKKGKQREVPKAKKPTSLKKIILKERQERKQQRLQENAVSPAPASDAVPDGESGGDDEAFEQVDPSVAEGPEEVLSSAPAVESGSEEPPRAELQKEAEGCHLVPNGASCPKIHSRRFRDYCSQMLSKEVDACVTDLLKELVRFQDRMYQKDPVKAKTKRRLVLGLREVLKHLKLRKLKCIIISPNCEKIQSKGGLDDTLHTIIDYACEQNIPFVFALNRKALGRSLNKAVPVSVVGIFSYDGAQDQFHRMVELTMAARQAYKTMLENVRQELAGEPGTPALANPPMQGLGCSTQDSPPAPTAEKEEPHYIEIWRRHLEAYSRCALELEDSLEASTSQMMNLNL comes from the exons GCAGAAGCTCTACACTGAAGATATGGCCTTTGGGGCTTCAACGTTTCCACCTCAGTATTTATCTTCTGAGCTCGCTCTTCATCCATGCAGTTACTCTCCTTACCCTATGGAGTGTGCACAGAGTGTCTGCCCAGTGCCTGGGTCCCAGTATGCTTACAGCCACCCCAGCGGTTACCGAGGTTTTCAGACCATGAAGCCACGAAGCGAGCAGATGTGCCCTCTCCCACAAGACACAAAAGCTCTGTTTAAG AAAAAAACATACGAGCAAAAGTTTGACAGCAAGAAGGCCGACGGATCTCTGTCATCGGATCTAAAATCAGTTAGAGGTTCACATCCTATGTCCATTCCCGCTGACAGTAATTTGAAATCAG ATACAGATGGTTATCATAAACGAACAGACAGGAAATCCAGAATTGTTGAAAAAAGTGGATCTGCCTCCAAACCTGAGTTTGAATTTACCAGGTTGGATTTTCCTGAGCTGCCAGGCCCAGAGAACAGCAAGCTCTCAGAGACACAGAAGCCACCCAAGTGGGGGCCTCTACGCTCCGCCTCAGCTGACCTTTCTCTTCTCAGGGAGGTGGTGAAACCCACTGTGGTGACAGCAGAG GGTGAAGGGGTGGTGAGAAGCACAGATGCAGTGGAGTCTATGACTGGCAGCTCTGTGGCCGATCCCTCCTCATGTACCAGAG AGTTATCTTGGACACCAATGGGTTATGTTGTTCGGCAGACATTATCTACAGAACGGTCAGCAGCCCCTAAAAACGTTACTTCCATGATAAACCTAAAGATGGTTGCTTCATCAGCAGACCCTAAAAGTGTTAGTATATCACCTCCTGAAGTTTTATCTTCGGATCTTTCCTACAAAGAGAGACATGTCCACCCAGCTAAAAAG TCCAAAGCGTCACAGGGTGGCGATCCCGAACAGAATGAAGCCTCAAGAaagcataagaaaaagaaagaaaagtctaaaTCAAAATATGAAGTCTTGACAGTTCAGGAGCCACCAAGGATTGAA GATGCCGAGGAGTTCCCCAATCTGGCAGTTGCGTCTGAAAGAAGAGACAGAGTAGCATCTCCGAAATTTCAATCCAAACAGCAGCCACAG aataattttaaaaatagtggaaAGAAGAGCCAACTTCCGGTACAGTTGGATTTAGGGGGAATGCTAGCAGCCCTGGAAAAGAAGCAGCACTCCCAGAGCTCGAAGCCGTCCTCCAAACCTGTGGTGTTCTCAG TTGGGGCGGTGCCGGTTCTCTCCAGGGACACTGCGTCGGGGAAGAAGGGCCACCACTTCAGCCAGGTGAAGACCCCACACAACCCCTTGGACTCCAGCGCCCCGCTGATgaagaaggggaagcagagggaggtcCCCAAGGCCAAGAAGCCAACCTCGTTGAAGAAG atcattttgaaAGAACGGCAGGAGAGAAAGCAGCAGCGTCTCCAAGAAAATGCTGTGAGCCCAGCTCCTGCCAGTGACGCTGTGCCGGACGGGGAGAGCGGCGGTGACGATGAGGCCTTCGAGCAGGTTGACCCCTCAG TTGCAGAGGGGCCGGAGGAGGTGCTGTCCTCTGCTCCCGCAGTGGAGAGCGGGTCAGAAGAGCCGCCGAGAGCTGAGCTCCAGAAGGAGGCGGAGGGCTGCCACCTGGTGCCCAATGGCGCCAGCTGCCCCAAGATCCACAGCCGGAGATTCAGGGA CTACTGCAGCCAGATGCTGAGCAAGGAGGTGGATGCCTGTGTCACGGATCTGCTGAAGGAGCTGGTGCGATTCCAAGACCGCATGTACCAGAAGGATCCAGTCAAGGCTAAGACCAAACGCCGACTCGTGCTGGGGCTGCGGGAGGTCCTCAAGCATCTGAAACTCAGGAAGCTCAAATGCATCATCATCTCTCCCAACTGTGAGAAGATCCAGTCGAAAG GTGGGCTGGATGACACGCTGCACACCATCATTGATTACGCCTGTGAGCAGAACATTCCCTTTGTGTTTGCACTCAACCGCAAGGCTCTGGGGCGCAGTTTGAACAAGGCTGTCCCTGTCAGTGTGGTGGGCATCTTCAGCTACGATGGGGCCCAG GACCAGTTCCACAGGATGGTCGAGCTGACGATGGCTGCGCGGCAGGCCTACAAGACCATGTTGGAGAACGTGCGCCAGGAGTTGGCTGGGGAGCCTGGGACCCCAGCTCTGGCCAACCCGCCCATGCAGGGTCTTGGCTGCTCCACGCAGGACAGCCCCCCTGCTCCTACAGCCGAGAAAGAAGAGCCCCATTACA TTGAAATCTGGAGGAGACACCTGGAAGCGTACAGTCGCTGTGCCCTGGAGCTGGAAGACTCACTGGAGGCTTCAACCTCTCAGATGATGAACCTGAACTTATAG